The genomic window AGCCGCGGTGATCGCCTTGTCGAAGTCGGCCACCGTCATGGGGGCGTTCTTGCTGCCCTCCGCGGTGAGTGTCTTGCCGTCCATCTTCAGGGTCGGGGTGCCCTGGACGCCGCTCTTGTCGAACGCCTTGGACATCTTGATCGCCCAGGCGTCGTACGTGCCGTCCTCGACGTCCTTCTTGAACGCCGCGTTGCCCTTCAGCGCGTCCACCGTGTCCGCCACCTCGATGAGGTAACTGTCCTTGGCGAACTTGTCGCTGGTCTCCTCGGGGTGGTACTTCGCGGAGTAGAGCGCGGCCTTGTACTCCAGGAAGGCCTCGGGGCTCACATCGAGCGCCGCGCCCAGTGCGCTCAGGGCGTTCTTCGAACCCTCGCCGCTGTCCGAGTTGTCGATGAAGGTCGCGCCGACGTACTTGATCTTGTACTTTCCGGCGTCGACGTCGCCGGTCACCGTCTTGCCGACCGTCTGCTCGAAGGTGGCGCAGATCGGGCAGCGCGAGTCCTCGTACAGCTCCAGGGTCTTCTTGG from Streptomyces sp. NBC_01341 includes these protein-coding regions:
- a CDS encoding DsbA family protein, with the protein product MSNRNSQANKSAARERLRVERERQVKKDKTRKQIVVGVSVLAVLAIAGGVSYGVMQLNKPSAWEAAADAKNVTAPKNTSGADGTTVVIGKADAKKTLELYEDSRCPICATFEQTVGKTVTGDVDAGKYKIKYVGATFIDNSDSGEGSKNALSALGAALDVSPEAFLEYKAALYSAKYHPEETSDKFAKDSYLIEVADTVDALKGNAAFKKDVEDGTYDAWAIKMSKAFDKSGVQGTPTLKMDGKTLTAEGSKNAPMTVADFDKAITAALKG